From the Lampris incognitus isolate fLamInc1 chromosome 6, fLamInc1.hap2, whole genome shotgun sequence genome, one window contains:
- the ndrg4 gene encoding LOW QUALITY PROTEIN: protein NDRG4 (The sequence of the model RefSeq protein was modified relative to this genomic sequence to represent the inferred CDS: deleted 1 base in 1 codon), translated as MAGLKEQQFTEEKPLLPEQRGADSDMQDRREEAKGGVHALPCPSPPPPAPPPPHSRPTQRWHVIARHWLRQTRRRTGGVIPENCEQLMPAGDWKEHDVETPYGMLHVVIRGAPKGNKPAILTYHDVGLNHKLCFNTFFHNEDMQEITKHFVVCHVDAPGQQIGASQLPQGYQYPTMDQLAGMLPSVVQHFGFKSIVGIGVGAGAYILAKFALIFPDLVEGLVLLNIDPNGKGWIDWAATKLSGLTSALPDTVLPHLFSQEELMNNTELVQSYRQQINNTVNQFNLQLFWNMYNSRRDLEMNRSGTVLNAKTLKCPVMLVVGDNAPAEEGVVECNSKLDPTHTTFLKMADSGGLPQITQPGKLTEAFKYFLQGMGYMPSASMTRLARSRTASLTSAGSMDGSRSRACTHSDSTEGVGQVSHTMEVSC; from the exons CAGGATAGAAGAGAGGAAGCCAAAGGGGGTGTGCACGCGCTCCCCTGCCccagccccccgccccccgcacCTCCCCCTCCCCACAGCCGCCCCACCCAACGCTGGCACGTCATCGCACGGCACTGGCTTCGCCAGACCCGCCGTCGGACCGGTGGGGTCATCCCG GAAAACTGTGAGCAGCTGATGCCAGCAGGAGACTGGAAG GAACACGATGTCGAGACCCCCTACGGCATGCTGCACGTGGTGATCCGG GGGGCACCCAAAGGAAACAAACCTGCCATCCTCACCTACCACGACGTGGGACTTAACC ACAAGCTGTGCTTCAACACCTTCTTCCATAATGAGGACATGCAGGAAATTACCAAACACTTTGTGGTCTGCCATGTGGACGCCCCGGGACAGCAGATTGGAGCCTCGCAGTTGCCACAggg GTACCAGTACCCCACCATGGACCAGCTGGCTGGTATGCTGCCCAGCGTGGTGCAGCACTTCGG ATTCAAGAGCATTGTTGGGATCGGAGTGGGAGCTGGAGCTTACATCCTGGCCAAGTTTGCT CTGATCTTCCCTGACCTGGTGGAGGGATTGGTTCTGCTCAACATTGACCCAAACGGGAAAGGCTGGATCGACTGGGCTGCCACTAAG CTGTCCGGTCTGACAAGTGCCCTGCCAGATACGGTGCTGCCACATCTTTTCAGCCAG GAGGAGCTGATGAACAACACAGAGCTGGTGCAGAGCTACCGGCAACAGATCAACAACACTGTCAACCAGTTCAACCTGCAGCTCTTCTggaacatgtacaacag CCGGAGGGACCTGGAGATGAACCGCAGTGGGACTGTCCTCAATGCCAAGACCCTGAA GTGTCCTGTGATGCTGGTGGTGGGAGACAATGCCCCCGctgaggagggagtg GTCGAGTGCAATTCCAAACTGGACCCAACTCACACCACCTTCCTAAAG ATGGCGGACTCCGGTGGACTGCCCCAGATCACACAG CCTGGGAAACTGACTGAGGCCTTCAAGTACTTCCTCCAGGGAATGGGCTACA tGCCATCTGCCAGTATGACCCGCTTGGCCCGCTCCAGGACGGCCTCGTTGACCAGTGCCGGCTCCATGGACGGGTCTCGCTCCCGGGCCTGCACCCACTCCGACAGCACCGAGGGGGTAGGACAGGTCTCCCACACCATGGAGGTGTCCTGCTGA
- the LOC130114432 gene encoding olfactomedin-4-like, translating to MALPVMLGFFALLTISCQVASSSGSCVCDLKNVEHPFPYDKLETAEDTALSCNQNVNPQKTLEVKSLLMGLERRLPVLVEDVEVLESEDDGDLYGAISLQVIENELRELLQLFNKLNSTIIGNQQLNADTQQQLLGLREDMQTLEAYDTMEVVKRQKMNQRLKRDLEECKNGHDSTVEPTWIPQSNCPQGQFMNVTGPSVYTGGEYPGSYKYGAWGQDPKPDVGKENWYWLVLLTSSNAYSNYVRRYSSLSSLIVGVSVPGNVLISSSNPTTNTIQGPNVVMYGEALYYGCYYRNAVCRFNLTTSSVTSVELAADTRFNSKGNFCYLEACYPYTDLDLATDETGVWVIYTTKQNFGDIVVSKVGDGVQPTVEKTWHTSLYKSAATNTFMMCGVLYATRFVSKDTEEIFYSFNTWTSEERFNLGIRFQKMSANMHSLNFSPVDQMLHAYTDGYMASYHVVFE from the exons ATGGCTCTCCCTGTGATGCTTGGGTTCTTTGCCTTGCTCACCATCTCCTGTCAG GTTGCATCCTCTTCTGGTAGCTGTGTGTGTGACTTGAAGAATGTGGAGCATCCCTTTCCTTATGACAAACTCGAGACTGCCGAAGACACTGCGCTGAGCTGTAACCAGAACGTTAACCCACAGAAG ACCCTGGAGGTGAAGAGTCTTTTGATGGGTCTAGAGCGACGTTTGCCTGTGCTGGTGGAAGACGTAGAGGTGCTGGAGAGCGAGGACGATGGGGATCTGTATGGAGCCATCAGCCTGCAGGTCATAGAGAATGAACTGAGGGAACTCCTGCAGCTATTTAACAAACTCAACAGCACCATCATAGGGAACCAGCAGCTCAACGCTGATACCCAACAACAG CTGCTGGGcttaagggaggacatgcagactcTGGAAGCCTATGATACCATGGAGGTGGTAAAGAGACAGAAAATGAACCAGCGTTTGAAGAGAGACCTGGAAGAATGTAAAAATGGACATGACTCCACCGTCGAGCCTACTTGGATTCCACAAA GTAACTGTCCCCAGGGTCAGTTCATGAATGTGACTGGGCCAAGTGTCTACACAGGGGGAGAGTATCCTGGTTCCTACAAGTATGGAGCCTGGGGTCAAGATCCTAAACCTGATGTTGGGAAGGAGAACTGGTACTGGTTGGTGTTGCTGACCTCCAGCAACGCATACTCCAACTACGTACGTCGCTACTCCAGCCTGAGTTCCCTGATCGTTGGGGTTAGCGTTCCTG GGAATGTTCTGATCAGTTCGTCCAACCCAACCACCAACACCATCCAGGGGCCAAACGTCGTGATGTATGGAGAGGCTCTGTACTACGGATGTTACTACCGAAATGCAGTCTGTAGATTCAATCTCACCACCAGCTCTGTTACTTCTGTGGAGCTGGCTGCAGACACCAG GTTTAACTCTAAGGGTAACTTCTGTTACCTTGAAGCCTGCTACCCATACACGGATCTGGACTTGGCAACAGATGAGACCGGCGTCTGGGTGAtctacaccaccaaacagaaCTTTGGTGACATCGTGGTGTCTAAGGTGGGGGATGGTGTGCAGCCCACAGTAGAGAAAACTTGGCATACCTCCCTGTACAAAAGTGCAGCGACCAACACCTTCATGATGTGCGGTGTGCTTTACGCCACAAGGTTCGTCAGCAAAGACACCGAGGAGATCTTCTATTCGTTCAACACTTGGACAAGTGAAGAGAGGTTCAATCTTGGCATACGCTTCCAGAAGATGTCCGCCAACATGCACTCCCTCAACTTCAGTCCTGTGGACCAAATGCTGCACGCCTACACTGATGGATACATGGCTTCCTACCATGTTGTGTTTGAGTAA